The DNA window GTTTCATCATCGCCCTGGTGATCGAGGCCGGGGTCGGGCATCCGCTCGGGGTATCGGAGGTGCCGGCCATCGACCGGATCTCGCCGTAGGTGATCAGTTCCGCGTCCAGTCCCGGGGTCAGCACGGTCTTTGCCGGCGACGGACCAGCCCCGGAGATCCCCCTGACCGTGCTGAGCATCGTATTTCCCAGAATGCCGGCAAAGAGCGGACGTTTGAACGAAAAAGACGGAATATCACTGAGGAAAGCCATATCGATCTCTATAAGAGACTGATCAATAAATAACACAGGTATTATGTTTGAGATCGAAGAGAGGCTGGCGGTGAAAGGAATCACGCTCGATGCTGTCGTGGCCGCTGGGATGGAGCTGTATGTCTCCCACGGGATAGACCGGATCGCTGCTGCAGTACGGCTCAGGGAACTGATCGAAAAGGCCCTGACCGATCCGAACATCTCCTCTCTGCTGCTCGGAGCGATCCTGCTCGAAGACGAACTCTACGTGAATCGGAAGGACTCTGAGATCAAGGACGACCCCGTCTTTCTCCTCTCTGACGAGATCATCGGGATGGCCATCGCCGAGTGCATCGGTGGGACCTATGCCCGGTTCGAGTTCACCCGGTATGACCAGAAGAAACCGGGAATCCTCGGGACGCTCGGACCGTTCCTCGACGATGCGATTGCAGGGTTGATTGCGGGGTGTACATCACGCCTGTACAGCGAAAGTTCCTAGGTCCAGTCCTGGCCCTGCTCCAGTTCTGCACGGTCCTTCCCCTCGGAGCACCGCAGGACTTCGAGCAGTTCGGCCGGCGGTCGTACCTCTATCCGATCGCCGGGTACGTGACCGGCGGGATCGCCGGCGGGGTCGCGTTCCTGATCCCCAACCCCTCGATCAGGGCCGCCGTCGCCCTGGGAGCCCTGCTGCTGGTCACCGGGTGCAACCATCTGGACGGGCTCCTCGACTTCGGGGACGGGCTGATGGCGCATGGGTCCCGGGAGAAACGGGTACAGGCGCTGACCGACCGGCAGATCGGGGCCGGCGGTGTGGCGATGGGTATGACCGTCCTGCTGCTTGCATACTCGGCGCTCATATCAGTACCGCACCTGTTCTGGGCTGTCCTCGCCGCCGAGGTCTTCGCAAAGTACGCCATGGCCGCCCTGACTGCCTGGGGGAAACCGTTTCGCGAGGGTATCCAGAGTTATCTGTACGGGTTCTCCAGGCCGGCCTTTCCGGTCTATGCGGCAGTCTTCTGCCTGCCACTGCTGCTGACCCCGATCGGGTGGGCCGGGCTTGCCGCTGCCGCTGGTGCGACGCTGGCCGCCCTCACCCTGATGCTGCTGCTGGCCCGCCGACTCTTCGGCGGTGTGAACGGCGACGTGGTCGGGGCGACAGGGATGCTCACCTTTGCACTGGTGCTGGCCGTCCTTGCCCTTGCCGGATGAGGTGCAGTATGATATATCCTTTTTTAGAATGACCCTTGTTATTATCATAGATGGATAAACCAAACGCTGCACACCGCAAGGGCGGTGCGATCACAGAGATCGACCCGGACCTCTGTACCGTACGGGCCCGAGTTCCTGCTGGTGAACTCACCCTCGACCAGCTGCGCGGCATCACCCGAATCGCAGAAAAGTACGGGGCTGAAGGTGTGCACCTGACGACCCGCCAGACGATCGAGATCCCACATATGGATCCTACTGATCTCGAAGCGATCGCCGCCGACCTGACCGCAAACTCCACGCCTGTTGGGGCTGAGCATGATGAAGTGGTGAACATCGTCGCCTGTCCGGGTACCGACCGGTGCAAGTACGCGAACGTGGATACACTCACCCTTGCCCGCACCCTTGATGAGCGGTTCTTCGGGAGGGAGGAGCCGATGAAGGTCAGAATCACCCTCACGGCCTGCCCGAACGGGTGTAACAACGCCCTGTTGAACGAGATCGGTATCATCGGCCGGGTTCTCCCAGAACGTATCACTGGGATCTGTACTGGTTGTGGAAGTTGTGTGGAATACTGTAGAGAGGGAGCTATCAGGATCAAGAACGGGATATCAGTGCTCGACCTCGATACCTGCGTCCAGTGTGGCATCTGCGTCAAATCCTGTCCATTTAATGTGATCAAGGCAGCTCATCGACATTATCAGATCCGGGTCGGCGGACGATCAGGCCGGCACCCGAAGATCGGACAGGAACTGGTGATGGTCGAAAAGGAGGAGCAGGTGATTGAAGTGGTCGACAAGATCCTGTACTGGATCTACCGGCGTGGACGGGGCAAAAAACTGCTCGCTGATCAACTCGACGAGATGGACTTCACGAAGATCAAAACAGAGATCCAGCAGGCATTCCAGATATCCGTGGAGTGAGTGAAGGCTAAAGGGAAGAAAAGGGATAGAGTTTTTTCAGTTTATTTCAGTACCTTTGCTGAAAACCCGTCCCGTCATCGTCATCGCATTCGATGGCAGAACCGTCGCGCACATAGGTGTTGAACATCAGCGCGGCATTCATCAGATTCTCGTCCGGGGCCGTCCCACGTCTGATCTCCATAAATGCCTGGGATTGTGGGGTCTGAATCACCCGTCTCCCGACCCTGACCCCCGTGCAGTGCCTGCAGTAGGCACAGTCGCTGTACGCGGAGACGAGCCTTTCTCCACAGGCAACCTTTGCCGAACCTTTTGCCTGATCCTTCTGCAGTTCAAGTGTCTTCATCAGAGAAGTGTTATCTGGTGATCAGATAATATCATGTCGTTTTTTACCGATTCTCTGGAGATCTGCGAAATGATCCCCATGCGACAGATTTTATATAGATGAGTTTCAAATAAAGTATACTCGCATAAACCAGACGGTATGCTGAAGATCCTATATTTGACTGGAGGGAAAATTAATGGCAAATGACAAGCCTCACATGAATCTGGCCGTTATCGGACATATCGACCATGGAAAGTCAACCACTGTTGGACGGTTGATGTTTGAGACCGGTGCAGTACCGGCGCATATCATTGAGAACTTCCGTAAGGAAGCAGAGTCGAAGGGAAAGGGTTCCTTTGAGTTTGCATGGGTTATGGATAACCTGAAGGAAGAGCGGGAGCGGGGTATCACCATTGATATCGCTCACAAGCGATTCGACACTGCTAAGTTCTACTTTACGGTCGTCGACTGCCCTGGACACCGGGACTTCGTCAAGAACATGATCACCGGCGCATCCCAGGCTGACGCAGCGATTCTTGTTGTTGCAGCACCTGATGGTGTCATGGAGCAGACCAAGGAGCACGTCTTCCTGGCCCGTACGCTCGGCATCACCCAGCTGGTCATCGCTATCAACAAGATGGACGCAGTCAACTACGACCAGAAGCGCTTTGAAGAGGTCAAGAAGGAACTGACCCAGCTGATCGGTATGGTCGGATATAAGGCAGCTGAGATCCTCTTTATCCCGATGTCCTCGTTCAAGGGCGTCAACATCTCAAAGAAGTCACCCGAGACCCCATGGTACACCGGCCCGACACTTCTTGAAGCACTCGACACCTTCAAGGAACCGGATAAACCAACCGACAAGCCATTCAGACTCCCGATTCAGGACGTCTACTCGATCAGCGGTATCGGCACGGTGCCGGTCGGCCGTATCGAGACCGGGATCATGAAGAAGGGGATGAAAGTCTCGTTCATGCCGGCCAACAAGGATGGAGAGATCAAGTCCATTGAGATGCACCACGAAGAGCAGCCACAGGCACTCCCAGGCGACAACGTCGGGTTCAACGTCCGTGGTGTCGGCAAGAACGATATTCGCCGTGGCGATGTATGTGGTCCAGCCGATATACCACCAACCGTTGCTGACGAGTTCACCGCACAGATCGTTGTGCTCCAGCACCCAAGCGCAATCACCGTCGGATATACTCCGGTCTTCCACTGCCACACGGCTCAGATCGCCTGCACGTTCGTCGAACTGAGGAAGAAACTCGATCCACGCTCAGGTCAGACCAAGGAGGAGAATCCTACCTTCCTGAAGAGCGGCGATGCAGCCATCGTTCAGATCAAGCCTTCGAGACCGATGGTTATCGAGAGCGTCAAGGAGATTCCACAGCTTGGCCGGTTTGCAATCCGTGATATGGGAACAACGATCGCTGCCGGCATGTGCATTGCAGTTCAGCCAAAGCAGATGATCAGATAAATTATATTTTTTGGGTGACAGGATTATGCAAAAAGCCAGAATACGCCTGACAGGCACTGACTTCAATAAAGTAGAGATGGTCTGTGATAAGATTCGCGAGATTGCTGAGCGGACTGGTGTCAATCTGGCAGGTCCAATCCCTCTCCCGACAAAGCGTCTCGTGGTTCCTATCCGCAAGAGTCCGGATGGCGAAGGAACCGCAACCTGGGACCGCTGGCAGATGCGAGTCCACAAGCGACTGATAGATATCGATGCAGATGAACGTGCACTTCGGCAGCTGATGCGGATTCAGGTGCCCAAGGACATCGGCATCGAGATAGTACTCGAGAGCTGAAGGTGCGGCGTGTCTGCCGCTGATTTTTCTTCAACGGTCAAAAAAATTCTCTCATTTGAGAGTATTTTTTTACTTATTGTTCTGCTGACTGCCTTTTTACGGTTCTATCAGCTTGACTTCAAGCTCTTTCACCATGATGAAGCGATTCACGCATGGTTTTCGTATGAACTGCTCACCAAGGGCACGTACGTCTATGACCCAATGTATCATGGGCCACTACTCTATTATCTCACAACCGCGATGTTCCGCATCTTTGGGGACACCGATCTTGTCGGCCGCCTCTTCCCTGCGCTGCTCGGCACCTTGATCGTTCCGCTGGTCTATGCAGTATATAGACTCGGCTACCTGGACAAGCGCCAGACGATCGTCGCAGCGTTGCTCGTCGCCATCTCCCCAAACATGGTCTACTTCTCCCGGTTCCTCCGGCAGGATATGTTCATGCTCTTCTTCACGATGCTGCTCATCGTCTCACTCCTCTACTACTTTGAGAAGGGGCAGACCCGATATGCACTCGCTGCAGCAGTCGCTGCAGCAGGTGGACTCTGTCTGAAGGAAGAGATGCCGCTGATCCTGATCTTCCTCGGGATCTTCTTCCTGTACATGATCATCCGAAAGAAGTTTGTGCTTCCGCCCAGCTGGAAGGTGGACCTGGTTCTTGGGATCGTGGTGATCGTCGGGATCATGAGTGTGCTCTACTCGGCATTTGGGATGCACTTGGACACCCTCTGGACCGGTCCGTTCAATGCGATCCAACACTGGGTCGAGATGCATGAAGAGCAGCGGCTTGGAGGACCATGGTTCTTCTATATCCTCCTCTTCGGACTGTATGAGGTACCGATTCTCGGGCTTGCGATCATTTCGATCGCCAGTTACGTCGCAGTGCGTAAGAAGTCGCAGATCCTTTCGATCCTGAAGCGGGAGCATGGTGTGGAATCACCTGCTCTGAAGATCCAGGATCGGCGGGACGACTTCTTCATCCTCTCGCTCTGGTGGATGCTCTGTTCGATGGCGATGTATGCCTACATTGGGGAGAAGGTGCCCTGGCTGATCGTTCAGCAGTTGCTGCCGATGTGCTTTGTCGCATCCTATCTCTTCAGAGAGGTGCGTTCCGGTGAGCGGCTGATTCAGGGATCCAGAAGCACGACCTCGACATGGGGCCTCGGCACCATGATTGGCATCATAATCGTGACTGCCGTATCGTTGCTTGGGATGGGAGAAACTCTGATAAAGGCCCTCTCCGGGCATGAACTGGTGCTGACGCTCATTATTCCGTTCATCGTAGTACTCCTCGTTGCAGGGTACCTCTACCAGAACCGGGACCATATCGCAACCCCTGTCAGAAAGGTTCCGGGAGTCATCTTCAGTCTGCTCCCAATCTTCGCGATCCTGCTCTTTGGAGTGTTGCTGATCGGGATGACGCACCATGTGGCTTACAGCCCCACGGACATCAGCGAACCCATCGTGCAGGTTCAGAACTCAGAGGACCTGCGTGGCCTCTTCCAGGAGATCGATGCCTCGAACAAGACGGTGATCGCCTCGGCCAACTACTGGCCGTTGCCCTGGTATTACCGCGGTGACAGATGGAATAAGATCACCTTCTATGGAGCAAAGGTGGCCGACACCCAGATCTATAGCGGGGACTTTGATCTGGCCATCGTCAACAGCGCCGACTCGTATCCGTACCTTGCAGGCTATAAGAAAGAGACCATACACCTGAACTACTGGTTCTCATACTATGACAACCAGAACCGACTGCTCGACTATTATATGCAGCGGGATGGAAAGCTTGGGTCGATGGACCTCGACATATTCACAAAAATCAAGCCAATCTCCTAACCTTTTTTTAATACAATCTCTGCCCCCATACCTCAATGTTAATATAGGGTACAGGTAGATTATCCCCCATGACCGGGGATATACTGACGTTTACACTGCTCAGTCTCTCCTCATTGTTCATCATCATAAACCCGCTCTCCTCAACCCTGCTCTATGTCTCATTGACCAGTACACTTGATCACGAGGAAAAGATGCGGATCGCAAAGGAAGCGGCCCGGTATGCCCTTGCAATTCTGCTTATCTTTGCCCTGTTTGGAGGGATGATCCTTCAACTCTTCGGCATCTCGCTCGAGGCATTCCGGATCGCTGGAGGAATTCTGCTCTTTGTGATCGGGATGGAGATGGTCTATGCCAAAACCTCCCGGTCCAAGATGACAGCCACCGAGAAATATGAAGGAATCGATGCTGAAGATGTATCGGTGATGCCTCTTGCAATCCCGATGATCGCTGGTCCCGGAGGGATCACCACCTCAATCGTGTTGATGAACGAAGCCACAGGTATCGGTCTCCTGGCCTATGGGATCGTGCTCGTCTCTATTATTCTGACGATCGGCGTCACCTATTATATGATGCGAAACGCAGATTATATTGTGAAACGGATAGGCCAGCGCGAATTTCGTGCAGTCAACCGGTTGATGGGGATGATGTTGATCGCAATAGCCGTTCAGTTTGTGATTATTGGTCTCAAGGCCGCTTTTCCGACGCTGGCTGGTGCATGATGAGGTGGGATCTTCAGTATCTTGGAATGTTGCTGGTAGGAGGAAGTATCACCTGCGCCGGAGTCCTGATCGCTCTCTGGTTATTGGGGGTCCAGCTGTTTTTTACCCCAACCCTTCTGATCGTCCTGGTACTGTTGGTCGTCATCGGGGCGGCTGTGCTGATCGTCGGTGATTATCAATCGACACGGGCAGAACAGTGACGAAGGAAACAGAGCTGATTGCAGCCGGTCAACTGGCCCCCTGCTGGAGCGATCCCGATCGGACACTGCTCAAGGTCAGAAGAATGGCAGCAGAGGCAGCCGACGCTGGCGCCGTCCTGCTCGCCCTACCTGAGCAGGTACTGACTGGCTGGAATCCGCTGCAGGCTCAGTTCCTTGAAGAGGAGGACGGGCCACTCGTCGGTGCCCTCCAGGAGATCGCAGCAGATCATCGGATCGGGCTCCTCGGCTCGGTACAGCAGAAGGCCGACCCGATGCCGACGAACACAGCGGTCATGATCGATGCAGACGGGACGGTGCTCACCAGGTATGCGAAGATGCACCCGTTCTCCCCCGGGGGGGAGGACCTCCACTATGCCAGAGGGGCTGGCATCAGCACCTTCTCCATGGCTGGACTTCGTTTTGGGATTGCGATCTGTTATGATCTCCGGTTCAGCGATCTCTTCGCCCGGTACGCAGAGGCCGGGGTCGACGCCATGCTGGTCCCTGCAGCCTGGCCATGTTCCCGGATCGAGCACTGGGAACGTTTTCTCCGGATGCGAGCCGAGGAGCAGGGGTATTACCTGATCGGAATCAACACCGCTGCCGTAACCACACCGATCGACCGGTATTGCGGACATTCGATGATCGTCGACCCGTCCGGCACGGTGCTGGCCTCGGCGGATGGGACTGAACAGGTGTTGTACGCAACAGTGAATCCCGCTATGGTCTGTTCTGCAGTGCAGCACGACCGGCCAACAACCAACGGAAGGTGAGCCCGCTGTGCGGGGCGACCAGCATGTGTTGATCAGTCTCTTCAGCGGAGGTGTGCTGCTCGTCCCCTGGCTGGCCGTTCTTGACCCGGTGACCGTGCTGGTGCTGCTGGTCAGCCTCTTCATCGGTTCGCTGGCGCCGGATGCCGATGCTCCAAACGCTGCCATCTTTCATACCCGGATTGCCGGGCTGCGGGGGATTACCGGGTGGGCGGCCAACACGATAGCCAGGTTCCTCCCCTTCTTTGGATACCTGATTCGATATTTCGAGTATCTTCCACTCTCGGCAGCCCTCTGGGTCGTTTCGCTGGGCCGGTACCAGGACGAACACCGGGGCCTGCTCCACTCGCTGGTCGGCGTCGTGCTGATCACGCTCCTGACCGCCGGGTACCTGGAGATCATCTCCGGGCTGATCGGCTGGACTCACCTGAACCTGCTCCCAATAGCTGCCGGAGGCTTTCTGGCAGGGGCCCTGCTTCATCTGATCGAGGACTCCTGTACTCCACGGGGTATAGCCTGGCTCTTCCCGTTCTGTTCGGTTCGGGTCCGCGGCAGAATCACCACAGGATTCTCCGATTCACGACCACAGATCTTCACTCTGATGTTGATGGCAGCCATCTGGGGGATGATTCTCTGGCCGAGGTATGCTGGCTGGGGGATTGGTGAGATGCAGCAGACTGCCCCGGTCCTCCTGGCCGTCCTCTGGGCGATCTTCCTGGCTTTCTCAGGGGTCACCCTTCGACGCAGGTAACGACCCCATTATCTAGATGAAAAA is part of the Methanosphaerula palustris E1-9c genome and encodes:
- a CDS encoding 4Fe-4S binding protein, giving the protein MDKPNAAHRKGGAITEIDPDLCTVRARVPAGELTLDQLRGITRIAEKYGAEGVHLTTRQTIEIPHMDPTDLEAIAADLTANSTPVGAEHDEVVNIVACPGTDRCKYANVDTLTLARTLDERFFGREEPMKVRITLTACPNGCNNALLNEIGIIGRVLPERITGICTGCGSCVEYCREGAIRIKNGISVLDLDTCVQCGICVKSCPFNVIKAAHRHYQIRVGGRSGRHPKIGQELVMVEKEEQVIEVVDKILYWIYRRGRGKKLLADQLDEMDFTKIKTEIQQAFQISVE
- the tuf gene encoding translation elongation factor EF-1 subunit alpha; its protein translation is MANDKPHMNLAVIGHIDHGKSTTVGRLMFETGAVPAHIIENFRKEAESKGKGSFEFAWVMDNLKEERERGITIDIAHKRFDTAKFYFTVVDCPGHRDFVKNMITGASQADAAILVVAAPDGVMEQTKEHVFLARTLGITQLVIAINKMDAVNYDQKRFEEVKKELTQLIGMVGYKAAEILFIPMSSFKGVNISKKSPETPWYTGPTLLEALDTFKEPDKPTDKPFRLPIQDVYSISGIGTVPVGRIETGIMKKGMKVSFMPANKDGEIKSIEMHHEEQPQALPGDNVGFNVRGVGKNDIRRGDVCGPADIPPTVADEFTAQIVVLQHPSAITVGYTPVFHCHTAQIACTFVELRKKLDPRSGQTKEENPTFLKSGDAAIVQIKPSRPMVIESVKEIPQLGRFAIRDMGTTIAAGMCIAVQPKQMIR
- a CDS encoding flippase activity-associated protein Agl23, coding for MSAADFSSTVKKILSFESIFLLIVLLTAFLRFYQLDFKLFHHDEAIHAWFSYELLTKGTYVYDPMYHGPLLYYLTTAMFRIFGDTDLVGRLFPALLGTLIVPLVYAVYRLGYLDKRQTIVAALLVAISPNMVYFSRFLRQDMFMLFFTMLLIVSLLYYFEKGQTRYALAAAVAAAGGLCLKEEMPLILIFLGIFFLYMIIRKKFVLPPSWKVDLVLGIVVIVGIMSVLYSAFGMHLDTLWTGPFNAIQHWVEMHEEQRLGGPWFFYILLFGLYEVPILGLAIISIASYVAVRKKSQILSILKREHGVESPALKIQDRRDDFFILSLWWMLCSMAMYAYIGEKVPWLIVQQLLPMCFVASYLFREVRSGERLIQGSRSTTSTWGLGTMIGIIIVTAVSLLGMGETLIKALSGHELVLTLIIPFIVVLLVAGYLYQNRDHIATPVRKVPGVIFSLLPIFAILLFGVLLIGMTHHVAYSPTDISEPIVQVQNSEDLRGLFQEIDASNKTVIASANYWPLPWYYRGDRWNKITFYGAKVADTQIYSGDFDLAIVNSADSYPYLAGYKKETIHLNYWFSYYDNQNRLLDYYMQRDGKLGSMDLDIFTKIKPIS
- a CDS encoding phosphatidylglycerophosphatase A, with the translated sequence MFEIEERLAVKGITLDAVVAAGMELYVSHGIDRIAAAVRLRELIEKALTDPNISSLLLGAILLEDELYVNRKDSEIKDDPVFLLSDEIIGMAIAECIGGTYARFEFTRYDQKKPGILGTLGPFLDDAIAGLIAGCTSRLYSESS
- the cobS gene encoding adenosylcobinamide-GDP ribazoletransferase encodes the protein MYITPVQRKFLGPVLALLQFCTVLPLGAPQDFEQFGRRSYLYPIAGYVTGGIAGGVAFLIPNPSIRAAVALGALLLVTGCNHLDGLLDFGDGLMAHGSREKRVQALTDRQIGAGGVAMGMTVLLLAYSALISVPHLFWAVLAAEVFAKYAMAALTAWGKPFREGIQSYLYGFSRPAFPVYAAVFCLPLLLTPIGWAGLAAAAGATLAALTLMLLLARRLFGGVNGDVVGATGMLTFALVLAVLALAG
- a CDS encoding metal-dependent hydrolase — encoded protein: MRGDQHVLISLFSGGVLLVPWLAVLDPVTVLVLLVSLFIGSLAPDADAPNAAIFHTRIAGLRGITGWAANTIARFLPFFGYLIRYFEYLPLSAALWVVSLGRYQDEHRGLLHSLVGVVLITLLTAGYLEIISGLIGWTHLNLLPIAAGGFLAGALLHLIEDSCTPRGIAWLFPFCSVRVRGRITTGFSDSRPQIFTLMLMAAIWGMILWPRYAGWGIGEMQQTAPVLLAVLWAIFLAFSGVTLRRR
- a CDS encoding carbon-nitrogen hydrolase family protein, with product MTKETELIAAGQLAPCWSDPDRTLLKVRRMAAEAADAGAVLLALPEQVLTGWNPLQAQFLEEEDGPLVGALQEIAADHRIGLLGSVQQKADPMPTNTAVMIDADGTVLTRYAKMHPFSPGGEDLHYARGAGISTFSMAGLRFGIAICYDLRFSDLFARYAEAGVDAMLVPAAWPCSRIEHWERFLRMRAEEQGYYLIGINTAAVTTPIDRYCGHSMIVDPSGTVLASADGTEQVLYATVNPAMVCSAVQHDRPTTNGR
- a CDS encoding MarC family protein, which gives rise to MTGDILTFTLLSLSSLFIIINPLSSTLLYVSLTSTLDHEEKMRIAKEAARYALAILLIFALFGGMILQLFGISLEAFRIAGGILLFVIGMEMVYAKTSRSKMTATEKYEGIDAEDVSVMPLAIPMIAGPGGITTSIVLMNEATGIGLLAYGIVLVSIILTIGVTYYMMRNADYIVKRIGQREFRAVNRLMGMMLIAIAVQFVIIGLKAAFPTLAGA
- the rpsJ gene encoding 30S ribosomal protein S10 produces the protein MQKARIRLTGTDFNKVEMVCDKIREIAERTGVNLAGPIPLPTKRLVVPIRKSPDGEGTATWDRWQMRVHKRLIDIDADERALRQLMRIQVPKDIGIEIVLES